Proteins encoded together in one Balaenoptera musculus isolate JJ_BM4_2016_0621 chromosome 6, mBalMus1.pri.v3, whole genome shotgun sequence window:
- the MRPL41 gene encoding 39S ribosomal protein L41, mitochondrial, with product MGLLSGAARALVRGADRMSKWTSKRGPRTFYKSRGAKGIGFHGRDGRFVQVKEMVPELVVPDLAGFRLKPYVNYRAPEGTEAPLTAKQLFLETAAPAIEKDFKAGTFDPERLDKYGFEPTQEGKLFQLYPKNFPR from the coding sequence ATGGGCCTCCTGAGCGGGGCGGCTCGCGCCCTGGTGCGGGGCGCCGACCGAATGAGCAAGTGGACCAGCAAGCGGGGCCCGCGCACCTTCTACAAGAGCCGCGGCGCCAAGGGCATCGGCTTCCACGGCCGCGACGGCAGGTTCGTGCAGGTCAAGGAAATGGTCCCGGAGCTGGTGGTCCCCGATCTGGCCGGCTTCAGGCTCAAGCCGTACGTGAACTACCGCGCCCCGGAGGGCACAGAAGCTCCCCTGACGGCCAAGCAGCTCTTTCTGGAGACAGCGGCACCTGCTATCGAGAAGGACTTCAAGGCCGGGACTTTCGACCCTGAGCGCCTGGACAAGTACGGCTTTGAGCCCACGCAGGAAGGCAAGCTCTTCCAGCTGTACCCCAAGAACTTCCCGCGCTAG